AATTTCAGGCGTAATACAAAAACATAGAGAAATCACAAAAAACATAACAAAAATCAACAAAAGAACAGAAGTCCATTTGACGACAAGATCTGTATGTTTGATTGCTTCATCAATTCTGTTGTATTGTTTTCTGTAAAATGCAGCTAGTGAAGAGCAAACCGGCGAAAAATTCATTGCGAAAACTAAAAGCGGTAAAAGCAGAAGCGAATGTTTTGTGAAATTTCTTATTGTAGTAGGTTCATAAAGAATTGATAAATTCCAATGCGGAATCATATACGCAGAAACAAAAACTAATAGAACTATCAAAGGAAATGTTAAAGCAGACGTAACAAGAACCACAGTTTTTTCATTTCCAAACAGCATCGCTGTCATAGATAAGAGAATAATCAGTGTAAGCAAAGGTCTTGATATTTCAGTAAGATGCATTTGATTAACCAAAAACGTATTTATAATATTCGTCAATCCTATAGAGTATCCAATACAAGCGCTAACAATGGATAAAAAGTAAAGAATGGATATAGTAAATCCCACTGTACGACCCAAGTCATGTTCTATTGCTCCGACAATATCTGTAGCTTCAGGACAAGAAGCAACTATCCTGGTTATTCCGCTGTGCGAAACGTAAGTAAGCGGGAAAATTATCAGCGCCAGTAATATAACAGGCCAAATACCGCCCGGCCCGGCTTGAATCGGCAAAAACAACATACCTGCTCCGACAGCAGTTCCAAAACATGTTAAAAT
This genomic interval from Candidatus Endomicrobiellum trichonymphae contains the following:
- a CDS encoding amino acid permease; translated protein: MNNFDRGWILTCFGTAVGAGMLFLPIQAGPGGIWPVILLALIIFPLTYVSHSGITRIVASCPEATDIVGAIEHDLGRTVGFTISILYFLSIVSACIGYSIGLTNIINTFLVNQMHLTEISRPLLTLIILLSMTAMLFGNEKTVVLVTSALTFPLIVLLVFVSAYMIPHWNLSILYEPTTIRNFTKHSLLLLPLLVFAMNFSPVCSSLAAFYRKQYNRIDEAIKHTDLVVKWTSVLLLIFVMFFVISLCFCITPEILFNANKNNTDALTTLSLAYNSPILQYIFPVVSFLAIASSYFGHFEGTREGLNGIIVQIITWKNPARKSTLDLEKMRNVSTAVLFAIIWFLSVSNLSILFVLGALSAPIVAIYAYLMPVMMMKRIPRLLIYRSKLAAFVFVMGIFTLVGYYVGKIM